The genomic window TTTCAGAAGATGAGAATGTCAAGAAGTACTTCGTCACCTCCTATGAGTAAGAGGACAGGAGGGGCCCTgggtaggggaagggagagaggtgcCAGGGATGGATTTCTTTTCCATGAACCCCCTTTCTCACAGATGGTGCCGCAAATCCCAAGTTGTTGACCTGCGGGCAGAGGGGTACTGGGAAGAACTGATGGACACCACCCAACCCGCTATTGTGGTGAAGGACTGGTGAGGAACACACTGGGGGGTGGAGATGGGGGAATAATGGAGATGGGGGAGACCTTTCAGCCTTGCCAGCTACAAAGCAGTTGGGGGATAAGGCTGAGTTGTGGATGAGGGCGTAGAATGCCTCACTGCCCTTCCTGAGAATCTGGTAGCTTATTGCTAGCTTTTTTCTGtagagggggaagaagggagggcgGAAAGGGGTGGAGATGAGAGCTAGGCTGAGGTGGGTGGGCAGCCAGAGTGTAGAATACCCCTCTCCCCCTTCTGAGAGCTGCAGTGACTTACTGGTATCTGTTTtgtagagggggagggagagagtgtgGAAGGACATAAGGAGATTGGAAAGAGGTGGGGTTGGGAGCTGGGCTGAGGTGAGGGGTTCCCCTGCAGGTACTCAAGTAGGATGGATTCTGGCTGCCTGTACGAGCTGTGTGTAAAATTGCTGTCTGAGCACGAGGATGTCCTGGCCGAATACAAGAGTGGGACGGTGGCAGTGCCCCAGCAGAGTGACACAGGCTGGACAGAGGTGACAAGCAGCACATGGAGATTCAGGGCAAGCCTGGGCTTAGTTAGGCAAAGGGGTAGAGCTGAGGCAACTGGGGCTCGGGTGGGAGCCTCTTCCTTCTTGGGGAagttggggaaaggcttgtctgACAGAATCTTGGGCTGAGGACTAGAAAAGAGCCAGCTCTGAGGGTGGGAAACTAGGGAGAGGCAGCCTATGGATGGTGGTTGGTgagtaaaacaaaaattgaaaactgTAAATCCAGGGTGAATAGGGAAGAAAGGAACTAACTTGGTTCAGAGAAAGAGCGCCTTGGAAGGAACTTCCATATCTCACCTGGAGCTCAGAAGAAAAGGCTTAGCATGGAGCAGGATCATTACCTCAAAAGATCTGAAAGGCTGTTACTCAGCATAGGAACAGACTTGTTCTgacctctggggccaagcaaaatGCAGAATGGTGAGGGAAAATTGTAGAGGTTTAATGTAGAGAGAAAACTTCCGCACAACCAGAAATGTCCAAGAGTGTGGCAATGGGCTCTCTGGTTTTCAAGTAGAAGTTCCTCAGCAAGAAGGCTGTAGAGGGGATTTCTGATCAGCTGAGTCTCAGTTGAGACAGCCTCTGGATTCTTTCCCACTTGAAGTTATgtagagattatttttttttttaattcgaAAGGGATTGAGCCCTGGGTGGCAAATGGATGAAGATGGGAGACAGGACAAAAGCAGTAGGGAGGAGGCAAGAGCCACAAGGACAGGGACCGAGAAACCAGTTCTGCTCTATTCCTGAAATCTGAGAAGTAGATATGTATCTGTCTcctgggacagagagagaggaagggctgGGCCAGCTCAGAAGGGggagtggctcagtgggtagatagcatggggggaagaaagaaagaaagttccAGGACTGAGCTATCTTCCACCTTCATGACTAAGAAAGGCCAAATGTTTGGAGCAGGCTGATCTGGGGACAAGAGAGCTTGAGACAAGTCCTTCCTTACTTGGATTGGAAAGGTTCCAACCCAGATCGATGGTGCCCTAGTTGTCTATTGGTAACCAGGTCCCAAGCATATAAACCCGACTAAGGGTGAAAAGCACTCAAGGACTGGTTTCGGGGAGCACTGATGGGTAGAGACAACGTCTACCTTCATGGAACTCTCTCTAACTCAAtacagaatcataggatcatagaaagagttggaaggaatcccTTGGCGTAGACCACAGAGGTCAGTTACTCCAGGCTCCCAAGTTTGGTTGAGAGGTTGTCCTGGTCAGATCACCCAGATAACGAGCAAAGGGAGCTGGGAGAGGATCCATAGCCAGGGAAGAAAATTTAGGAACATGTTCCCCTCCCCTGCAAAGGGTGAGCATGGCAAATTCAAACTGAGTAAATAcagaaggggtgtgtgtgtgtgtgtgtgtgtgtgtgtgtgtgtgtgtgtgtgtgtgtgtgtgtgtgtgtgttggggagcaGACTATTGAATAAGAGTCTTTAAACCCCCCACTAAAGAATGGGATTTACAGAGAGAGATTAAAGTAAACATGGCGGAAGTGAGCCAGTTGGGGTGGGAGTCACTGAGCAGGTTTACTAGGGTGAACAAAGACAGAAGGGAGCCACTGGGGGAGGGTGATGGTGGAGGCCATACAAGACCTGACAAGGTGACAAGACATGATTCCTGTCCTCATGAAGGTTATGGTCTAATGGTGGTGGGTAAGCCACAAATGCTCATAACTATACAACACAAGTTGCTgttgggaaggaaaaggaaaggaggaggtcTTGTAAGTCAtggttttattatcttttttgttgGAATAAGTGCCCCCAGGGGCCAGAAAGATGTATggataagtgtgtgtgtgtgtgtgtgtgtgtgtgtgtgtgtgtgtgtgtgtgtgtatgatccTGCTTTCCATCTTCTCAGATCTCTCACACCTTCAGAGACTATGGGCCAGGAGTTCGATTTGTCCGTTTCGAGCACGGCGGCCAGGACACAGTCTACTGGAAGGGATGGTTTGGTGTCCGGGTGACCAACAGCAGCGTGATGGTGGAACCCTAACTTGATCCAGGCCCTCCTCCCCAGGGGCTAGGAGCTGTCCCCACTGTGGGGGCCGCTCTGTAGGCTGGAGAAGGGTTCAGTTCTAGAGTTCTAACCCTTCCCTGGGCCCTTGACTCTTGGGGAACCTTTGGGGGTCCTGGAAGGTAGGCGTTGTGTCTTTGCACTATGCACTATCTgatttctgtctttcttccttgggaacccccaccctcaccccttcCTCTCATACCCTGCTCCCACAGAAAGTCTGAAAGGGTGGGGGAAGAGTGCTCACTAGCCTACACTTGCATATTATTCGCATGTCTGCCTGACCACTTTCTCTTCTGACCAAAGTTTCCAAGTAGGaattagatgagaaaaaaaaggatTCACTGGGACCCAATCCATCCAATTTCTAGTGCTGGGATCAGTCCAGGCCCTGTTGTGCCTTGGGCCTCCTGTGAGGGCCTGGGAGCTGGGACCAGGCTCAGCAGCCACTGCCTGCTTTGGCTTGAGAACAAGGGCTGGGATTGTGAAGGCAGgaggagataaggagagagagaatcagagagctGGGAGCCTGGAGCCAGTCTGATACTTGAGCATTCCGAGGCCGGAACCAGAGAAACCAGGGAAGCCTTTGTGTGGCCCAAGCCATTCCTTCAGTCCTCTTGGAGTGCTCCAGGCGGGGCGGGAGGAAGCACTTGGTCCAACTCTGACATCTTTGCCTAAAGTGGGGCTGAAACACCAGCCTAGCTCTTCCCTGGCACCCTCTCTCTGTACCAAGCTCCCCTTCACTCTGCAGGTGTCAATCTGACCATGGTGGGCAGCGGAGAGATGGGGGGACTCCCCGGCTAACAGCCCTGGCTCCATTGATCAAACCTCTCCTCCCCCAAAGGATGATCTCAACCCTTTAAGAGCCAATGCTAGTTTCCTTCTTCTATGGAGTTGGGGGCAGATTCCCAGTCTATAAGCTGTCAGGCTTTTCTGCCATTCATCTTGGTTGAGGCTGGGGGTCCCTGAAATGTGCTGGGTTGGTGCCTCGGGGGGATGGCAACTAATAAAACCACTGTGTCTGCTGCCACTGGGTCCCGGCTCTCTCTGGGGACCTTTGGTGGCTGGGTCAGGTCACTGGCACCACCTGCCAATAACAAGTGGTATAGAGTCTCTCGTGGAAGTGCCCCTGTGCCCAGACGCCTTTCATTGAGAACAAGGTTTCAGCTGTGTCTTCTATTGCAGGTGACAAGTTAttttgagttggaaaggaccttagaagcctTTTAGTtcaatttctctcattttacagatgaggaaaagtaaggctgagaaaag from Monodelphis domestica isolate mMonDom1 chromosome 4, mMonDom1.pri, whole genome shotgun sequence includes these protein-coding regions:
- the FBXO2 gene encoding F-box only protein 2, which produces MEGDGDSESLDQPEMGIESLPEPVLIQILALVPATELVLMCRLVCLQWKALVDSTSLWILKCQQEGLAGEDEVEEDRENWQFFYFLHKWKRNLLKNIFGEEEFEAWEDVEHGGDGWRVEEIPGDGGFDFSEDENVKKYFVTSYEWCRKSQVVDLRAEGYWEELMDTTQPAIVVKDWYSSRMDSGCLYELCVKLLSEHEDVLAEYKSGTVAVPQQSDTGWTEISHTFRDYGPGVRFVRFEHGGQDTVYWKGWFGVRVTNSSVMVEP